A genomic window from Dehalococcoidia bacterium includes:
- the murA gene encoding UDP-N-acetylglucosamine 1-carboxyvinyltransferase gives MTQVSEGPRGRGDILLIEGGRPLRGTVKVSGSKNGALGAMAACLLVDESCYIENVPDIGDVRYMAEVLRSLGAKVEWAGPGVLHIDAAHVRNVPPPSHLVASLRGSFLVMGALLGRFRRAACAPPGGDVIGQRPIDVHLQGFAALGARVWREEDKFVAEAPELRGAPIFMDYPSVLGTQNLMLAAVTAPGVTTIVNAACEPEVEALAHMLNRMGACIQGAGTHTIVIQGVQRLRGVVHRNIPDRIEAGTFAIAAAITGGEVAVEGLVPRHLWALIHKLQQAGVEVEEGEDCLRVKGRRPLHPLVVQALPYPGLATDLQAPMAALLTQAQGVSYVHERVFENRLLYVGELRKMGAEVVTTGTTTAIITGPTPLVGAPVRALDVRAGAALILAGLAARGQTVVSDLHHVDRGYERLDEKLRALGACVERTEAS, from the coding sequence ATGACCCAGGTCTCCGAGGGACCGCGGGGAAGGGGTGACATCCTCCTCATCGAGGGCGGAAGGCCCCTGCGGGGAACGGTGAAGGTGAGCGGCTCCAAGAATGGGGCCCTGGGGGCCATGGCCGCCTGCCTCTTGGTGGACGAGAGCTGTTACATCGAGAACGTCCCCGACATCGGTGATGTGCGATATATGGCGGAGGTGCTACGCAGCCTAGGGGCGAAGGTGGAGTGGGCGGGGCCTGGTGTGTTGCACATCGATGCCGCTCATGTCCGCAACGTCCCCCCCCCTTCCCATCTGGTAGCCAGCTTGCGGGGGAGCTTCCTGGTGATGGGGGCCCTCTTGGGTCGCTTCCGGCGGGCCGCCTGCGCCCCTCCCGGTGGCGATGTCATCGGCCAGCGGCCCATCGATGTCCACCTGCAGGGATTCGCTGCTCTTGGCGCCCGCGTCTGGCGCGAGGAGGACAAGTTCGTGGCCGAGGCTCCGGAGCTGCGGGGGGCACCCATCTTCATGGACTACCCCAGCGTCCTGGGCACCCAGAACCTTATGTTGGCTGCTGTCACCGCTCCCGGCGTCACCACCATCGTCAACGCCGCCTGTGAGCCGGAGGTAGAGGCCCTGGCCCACATGCTCAACCGCATGGGGGCGTGCATCCAGGGGGCCGGCACCCATACCATCGTCATCCAGGGAGTGCAGCGGCTGCGGGGCGTCGTCCACCGCAACATACCTGACCGCATCGAGGCGGGGACCTTCGCCATCGCCGCCGCTATCACCGGCGGAGAGGTGGCGGTGGAGGGCCTAGTGCCCCGCCACCTTTGGGCCCTCATCCACAAGCTACAGCAAGCAGGTGTAGAGGTGGAGGAAGGAGAGGATTGCCTCAGGGTGAAAGGCAGGCGCCCCTTGCACCCCCTGGTGGTGCAGGCCCTCCCCTACCCTGGCCTGGCCACCGACCTGCAAGCGCCCATGGCCGCCCTCCTCACCCAGGCCCAAGGGGTGAGCTACGTGCACGAGCGGGTATTCGAAAACCGCCTGCTATACGTGGGGGAGCTGCGCAAGATGGGGGCGGAGGTAGTCACCACCGGCACCACTACTGCTATCATCACTGGTCCCACCCCTCTGGTGGGGGCACCGGTGCGGGCCTTGGACGTGCGCGCCGGGGCCGCCCTCATCCTGGCAGGGTTGGCTGCTCGCGGCCAGACCGTGGTCTCCGACCTGCACCATGTGGACCGGGGATACGAGAGGCTGGACGAGAAGCTGCGGGCTCTAGGGGCTTGCGTAGAGCGCACGGAGGCGAGCTAG
- a CDS encoding rod shape-determining protein, which yields MGKRLGVDLGTANVLVYLKGHGIVINEPSVVAISRRNNSIVAVGNEARELEGRTPEAIEVVRPMRHGVIADYLTTEAMLRHFIGRAVGRLSLVKPEVVVCAPVGATGVERRAVQEACEAAGARRPVHIIPEPLAAALGARLPIDLPQGHMVVDIGGGRTEAAVISFYGIVAAESTRVAGDRLDEAIASYIKRRYRLVISERMAEEVKIRVGSALPLDGELTCQVRGRDQVSGLPRTVDVTASEIFQALQEPLQAIVATIRSVFERTPPELVSDVVDHGIVLVGGGALLRHLDRYITQEIGVPCYVAENPLECVALGAGIALDYLDLIKRALPEGEWVVAP from the coding sequence CTGGGCAAGAGGCTAGGCGTCGACCTGGGCACGGCCAACGTCCTCGTTTACCTCAAGGGGCATGGCATCGTGATCAACGAGCCCTCGGTGGTGGCCATTTCGCGGCGCAACAATTCCATCGTGGCCGTTGGCAACGAGGCGCGGGAGCTGGAGGGGAGAACGCCCGAGGCCATCGAGGTGGTGCGGCCCATGCGCCATGGGGTCATCGCCGATTATCTGACCACCGAGGCCATGCTACGCCATTTCATCGGCAGGGCGGTGGGGCGTCTGAGCTTGGTGAAGCCAGAGGTGGTGGTGTGCGCACCAGTGGGGGCCACCGGCGTGGAGAGGAGGGCGGTGCAGGAAGCCTGCGAGGCGGCGGGGGCCCGGCGCCCGGTGCATATCATCCCCGAGCCTCTGGCCGCCGCCTTAGGGGCCCGCCTGCCCATAGACCTACCCCAGGGACATATGGTGGTGGACATCGGCGGTGGCCGTACGGAGGCAGCCGTTATCTCCTTCTATGGCATCGTGGCCGCCGAGTCCACACGGGTAGCCGGCGACCGTCTGGACGAGGCCATCGCCTCCTATATAAAGCGGCGCTACCGCCTGGTTATCAGCGAGCGCATGGCCGAGGAGGTAAAGATAAGGGTGGGCTCGGCCCTGCCATTGGACGGGGAGCTCACCTGCCAGGTGAGGGGAAGGGACCAGGTCTCCGGCCTGCCCCGCACCGTGGATGTGACGGCTAGCGAGATCTTCCAGGCCCTTCAAGAGCCTCTCCAGGCCATCGTGGCCACCATCCGCTCTGTCTTCGAGCGCACCCCCCCGGAGTTGGTGTCGGATGTGGTGGATCATGGCATCGTCCTGGTGGGTGGAGGGGCCCTTTTGCGCCACCTGGACCGCTACATCACCCAGGAGATAGGCGTCCCCTGTTACGTGGCCGAAAACCCCTTGGAATGTGTGGCCCTAGGGGCAGGCATCGCCCTGGACTACCTAGACCTCATAAAGCGGGCCCTCCCCGAGGGCGAGTGGGTGGTGGCTCCTTAG
- a CDS encoding redox-sensing transcriptional repressor Rex, with translation MNCTKPREVALDIPAVVISRLPLYVQVLEAMAQRGEQVVSSQRLGEELGVTPAQIRKDLSYFGRFGRQGRGYNVAELLQALRRILGLDREWRMAVIGVGRLGRAIVAYEGFAPQGFRIIHAFDVDPKLVGQRVNSLVVRDVAQLEETLAREPVDIGIVAVPPEAAQAVIDRLVGAGVRAILNYAPIAARVPPGVQVRRIDPVLALQTMTYYLKQGQEESAKEL, from the coding sequence ATAAATTGCACAAAGCCTCGGGAGGTCGCTTTGGACATCCCAGCGGTGGTGATATCCCGTCTCCCCCTCTATGTTCAGGTGTTAGAGGCCATGGCCCAGCGTGGGGAGCAAGTGGTGAGCTCCCAACGCCTGGGAGAGGAGCTGGGGGTCACCCCGGCCCAGATCCGCAAGGACCTGAGCTATTTTGGGCGCTTCGGGCGGCAGGGAAGGGGTTACAATGTCGCGGAGTTGCTGCAGGCCTTGCGGCGCATCCTTGGGCTGGACCGGGAGTGGCGCATGGCCGTGATAGGGGTGGGGAGGCTAGGGAGGGCTATTGTGGCCTACGAAGGGTTCGCCCCCCAGGGGTTTCGCATCATCCACGCCTTCGATGTGGATCCCAAGCTTGTGGGCCAGCGGGTCAACTCCCTGGTGGTGAGGGACGTGGCCCAGCTGGAGGAGACGCTGGCGCGAGAGCCGGTGGATATCGGCATCGTGGCTGTGCCGCCGGAGGCGGCGCAGGCGGTCATCGATCGGCTGGTAGGGGCGGGGGTCAGGGCCATCCTCAACTATGCCCCCATCGCCGCCCGCGTGCCTCCGGGGGTGCAAGTACGGCGCATAGATCCTGTGTTGGCCCTGCAGACCATGACCTACTACCTCAAACAGGGGCAAGAGGAAAGCGCCAAAGAGCTCTAA
- a CDS encoding TIGR03617 family F420-dependent LLM class oxidoreductase has protein sequence MRVETGFMGRTIAEIKEAAQHVEALGFDGLITPETGHDPFFPLLIAAEHTQRITLGTSVAIAFPRSPFVTAQIAWDLQHFSGGRFQLGLGTQVKGHNERRYSTPWVGPPGPRLREYILCLRAIFDTFQNNTPPRFQGKYYQFTLINPFFNPGPIEHPHVPIYISAVGPYMCRLAGELCDGVRLHGFNTLKYTREVVLPNLEAGAKKAGRSVRDIDIVGGGFIITGRNREELERLKQATRNQVAFYGSTRTYHGVLEAHGWGEIGMRLHQLSLEGKWQEMASLITDDILREFAIIGAPDEIAPQIKERWGGIVTTVSLAFPGRMGLDDEVVRTLVRSIHEI, from the coding sequence ATGAGGGTTGAGACAGGCTTTATGGGGCGCACCATAGCGGAGATCAAGGAGGCAGCGCAGCATGTGGAGGCGCTAGGGTTCGATGGGCTCATAACCCCCGAGACGGGCCACGACCCCTTCTTCCCCCTGCTTATCGCCGCTGAGCACACCCAACGCATAACCCTGGGCACCTCGGTGGCCATCGCCTTCCCCAGGAGCCCCTTTGTCACCGCCCAGATCGCCTGGGACCTTCAGCACTTCTCAGGCGGCCGCTTTCAGTTGGGCCTGGGCACCCAGGTGAAGGGCCACAACGAGCGCCGCTACTCCACCCCGTGGGTAGGGCCTCCCGGCCCGCGGCTGCGGGAGTACATACTGTGTCTGCGGGCCATCTTCGATACCTTCCAGAACAACACCCCACCTCGCTTCCAGGGCAAATACTATCAGTTCACCCTCATAAACCCCTTCTTCAATCCTGGGCCCATAGAACACCCCCACGTGCCCATCTATATTTCGGCAGTGGGCCCCTACATGTGCCGTCTGGCCGGTGAGCTATGCGATGGGGTCCGTCTCCACGGCTTCAACACCCTTAAGTACACCCGAGAGGTGGTGCTCCCCAACCTGGAGGCGGGGGCCAAAAAGGCAGGGCGCAGCGTTAGGGACATAGACATTGTAGGTGGGGGGTTCATCATCACCGGTCGCAACCGAGAGGAACTGGAGCGGCTGAAGCAGGCCACCAGGAACCAGGTGGCCTTCTATGGTTCCACCCGCACCTATCACGGCGTGCTGGAGGCCCATGGATGGGGTGAGATCGGCATGCGCCTCCATCAGCTCTCCCTGGAGGGGAAGTGGCAAGAGATGGCCTCCCTCATCACCGATGACATCCTGAGGGAGTTCGCCATCATCGGTGCTCCCGATGAGATCGCCCCTCAGATCAAGGAGCGGTGGGGGGGGATCGTCACCACCGTCAGCCTCGCCTTCCCCGGGCGCATGGGACTGGACGACGAGGTGGTGCGAACGCTGGTGCGCTCCATCCACGAGATCTGA
- a CDS encoding alpha/beta hydrolase: MFPQDGFHHYEATINGLRYHYVREGAGPPLLLVHGWPGFYYEWHLNIGPLSQHFDVVAPDMRGFGYTEKPALPPEEGYTPAAMAEDLRALLEALGWERAYVVAHDFGAIWVQQLALTYPQRIGKLVLFNPPYAGIGARWLEPSHLPEIWYILFHQLPLAEELVGSSRKAIEVYLRHFLSHWSHRKDLWTDEEIERYVDAFSQPGALRGGFNCYRAMLRGGGIPQGRIEVPTLVLWGESDPVLPVAWSDRLGDYFTHLTFKRVPQAGHFLMRERPELVNAEIIAFLGA; this comes from the coding sequence ATGTTCCCGCAGGACGGATTCCACCACTATGAGGCCACCATCAATGGCCTCCGTTATCACTACGTGCGGGAGGGGGCGGGGCCGCCGCTCCTCTTGGTGCACGGCTGGCCTGGCTTCTACTACGAGTGGCACCTGAACATCGGCCCCCTTTCCCAGCACTTCGATGTGGTGGCCCCAGACATGCGGGGCTTCGGCTACACCGAGAAGCCCGCCCTCCCTCCGGAGGAGGGCTATACGCCTGCTGCCATGGCCGAGGACCTGCGGGCCCTCTTGGAGGCCCTGGGCTGGGAGCGGGCCTACGTGGTGGCCCACGACTTCGGTGCCATCTGGGTGCAACAGCTGGCCCTCACTTATCCCCAGCGGATAGGGAAGCTGGTGCTCTTCAACCCTCCTTACGCCGGTATCGGGGCCCGCTGGTTAGAGCCCTCTCACCTCCCCGAGATCTGGTACATCCTCTTCCATCAGCTCCCCCTGGCCGAGGAGCTGGTAGGCTCATCGCGCAAGGCCATAGAGGTCTACCTGCGCCACTTCCTCTCTCATTGGTCCCATCGTAAGGATCTGTGGACCGACGAGGAAATAGAGCGGTATGTGGACGCTTTCTCCCAGCCCGGCGCCCTCAGGGGAGGCTTCAACTGCTACCGGGCCATGCTCCGCGGGGGAGGCATACCCCAAGGGCGCATCGAGGTCCCCACCCTCGTGCTGTGGGGAGAAAGCGATCCCGTCCTGCCCGTGGCCTGGAGCGACCGCCTTGGCGACTACTTCACCCACCTCACCTTTAAGCGGGTGCCCCAGGCCGGCCACTTCCTGATGCGGGAGCGGCCAGAGCTGGTCAACGCCGAGATCATCGCCTTCTTGGGGGCATGA
- a CDS encoding lactate racemase domain-containing protein, with protein MAQVVELPFGTDTVRVELPDDATVVGGGDGRPRLPPVPDQAQAVRQALENPLDMPRVGELVRPGSRVLIAFDDPTVPSFGPVRRLAVEFLLEELRQAGVREEDIFLVCANALHRKWRPHELATVLGQELVDRLGPRLTCHDAEDPQNLVYLGTTRNGYDVEVHRLVADCDLTIYVNAACHMGFNGGWKSITVGLSTWRSIRWTHTPDGMSMSVHDNRMHQVLTEMGEHLMARLRKPIFKVETVLANAYAIGRIWAGSVAATRAAALEVLGQIFPSRRSEAPKRYDIVVYGVPAWSPYATFAKLNPILTLISSGLGYLGGYIDALGKPGCSVIMATPCPEEWDMEHHPAYKEVWERVLPQTRDPYEINDRFLEEFASRKDYIERYRFGYAYHPVHAILATHPLRRLRHAARVFVAGAQDPAVPRHVGFIPTPSVEEAIAQARRLHGPEATIACIARFPGM; from the coding sequence ATGGCCCAGGTGGTGGAGCTACCCTTTGGCACAGACACCGTTCGGGTGGAGCTGCCTGACGACGCCACGGTAGTGGGAGGGGGCGACGGCCGCCCCCGCCTGCCACCAGTCCCGGACCAGGCCCAGGCGGTGCGCCAGGCCCTGGAGAACCCCTTGGACATGCCTCGCGTGGGAGAGTTGGTAAGGCCTGGCTCCCGCGTTCTCATCGCCTTCGATGACCCCACCGTTCCCTCCTTCGGGCCGGTGCGCCGTCTGGCGGTGGAGTTCCTGCTGGAGGAGCTGCGCCAGGCGGGGGTGCGGGAGGAAGACATCTTCCTGGTATGCGCCAACGCCCTCCACCGCAAGTGGCGGCCCCATGAGCTGGCCACCGTCTTGGGACAGGAGCTGGTGGACCGCTTGGGGCCGCGTCTGACATGCCACGACGCTGAGGACCCCCAGAACCTCGTCTACCTGGGCACCACCCGCAATGGATACGATGTGGAGGTCCACCGCCTGGTGGCCGACTGCGATCTCACCATCTACGTCAACGCCGCCTGTCACATGGGCTTCAACGGCGGGTGGAAGTCCATCACCGTGGGGCTCTCCACCTGGCGCTCCATCCGCTGGACCCATACCCCCGATGGCATGTCCATGTCTGTCCACGATAACCGCATGCACCAGGTGCTGACGGAGATGGGCGAGCACCTCATGGCCCGCCTGAGGAAGCCCATCTTTAAGGTGGAGACGGTGCTGGCCAACGCCTATGCCATCGGGCGCATCTGGGCGGGGAGCGTGGCGGCCACGCGGGCGGCAGCGCTGGAGGTGCTGGGCCAGATCTTCCCATCCCGGCGCAGTGAGGCCCCCAAGCGTTATGACATCGTGGTGTATGGGGTGCCGGCGTGGAGCCCCTATGCCACGTTCGCCAAGCTAAACCCCATCCTTACCCTTATATCGTCGGGCCTGGGCTATCTGGGGGGCTACATCGATGCCCTGGGCAAGCCAGGATGCTCCGTCATCATGGCCACCCCGTGCCCTGAGGAGTGGGACATGGAGCACCATCCCGCATATAAGGAGGTGTGGGAACGGGTGCTGCCCCAGACCAGGGATCCCTACGAGATCAACGACCGGTTCCTGGAGGAGTTCGCCTCCCGCAAGGACTACATCGAGCGCTACCGATTTGGCTATGCCTACCACCCAGTGCACGCCATCCTGGCCACCCATCCCCTGCGACGGCTGCGGCATGCGGCACGGGTATTTGTGGCCGGGGCCCAGGATCCAGCGGTGCCCCGCCATGTGGGCTTCATACCCACCCCTAGCGTGGAGGAGGCCATCGCTCAGGCCCGCCGCCTGCATGGGCCGGAGGCGACCATCGCCTGCATCGCCCGCTTCCCGGGTATGTAG
- a CDS encoding amidohydrolase family protein has product MPKAIDMHVHPPAPPGVPRTHVQEATRAYFRAPPPPKDVEEMAQYYAEQDVIGLVLASDWEDHVEEPRISNDYVAEIVRRYPKQFIGFCSVDPWRGRKAIDEVRRSIEELGLRGVKFHPSLQEFYPDDRRFYPLWEAIAKLGVPVLFHSGMTGFGAGLPGGGGVKFKYCRPIPHIDDVAADFPELTIIMAHPAYPWVDEQIAVLLHKPNVYMDLSGYSPKYIPSQLIQYANTLLQDKVMFGSDYPFITPDRWLRDFEGAPFRDEVRSKILKENAARLFGLQL; this is encoded by the coding sequence ATGCCCAAGGCCATAGATATGCACGTGCACCCGCCGGCGCCGCCAGGCGTCCCCCGCACCCACGTACAGGAGGCGACCAGGGCCTACTTCCGCGCCCCTCCCCCGCCCAAGGACGTAGAGGAGATGGCCCAGTACTATGCGGAACAGGACGTGATCGGGCTGGTGCTGGCCTCTGACTGGGAGGACCACGTAGAGGAGCCCCGTATCTCCAACGACTACGTGGCGGAGATCGTACGGCGATACCCGAAGCAGTTCATTGGCTTCTGCTCCGTGGACCCCTGGCGGGGCAGGAAGGCCATCGATGAGGTGCGCCGCAGCATCGAGGAGCTGGGGCTGAGGGGAGTCAAGTTTCACCCCAGTTTGCAGGAGTTCTACCCCGACGACCGCCGCTTCTACCCCCTGTGGGAGGCTATCGCCAAGCTAGGGGTGCCGGTGCTCTTCCACTCGGGCATGACAGGCTTTGGGGCCGGTCTGCCAGGTGGCGGCGGCGTCAAGTTCAAGTACTGCCGCCCCATCCCCCACATCGACGACGTGGCTGCCGACTTCCCCGAGCTCACTATCATCATGGCCCACCCTGCCTACCCCTGGGTGGACGAGCAAATAGCCGTCCTTCTCCACAAGCCCAACGTATACATGGACCTCTCGGGCTACTCCCCCAAGTATATCCCGTCCCAGCTGATCCAGTACGCCAACACCCTCCTACAAGATAAAGTCATGTTCGGCTCCGACTATCCCTTCATCACCCCTGATCGCTGGCTGAGGGACTTCGAGGGGGCGCCCTTCCGGGACGAGGTGCGATCCAAGATCCTCAAGGAGAACGCCGCTCGCCTCTTTGGCCTCCAGCTATAG
- a CDS encoding CehA/McbA family metallohydrolase, whose amino-acid sequence MAARTSFDGWVGPQEVYKERYIYLPFQVPTGAQRILVRYEFDEPVTAPLGMGPGNTVDIGIFDPRGMEFPEAPGFRGWSGSAKREFFISPEAATPGYIPGPLYPGRWHIILGFERVQETGVRYRVEVEVESGREAPAVPLEEATRPLAGRVRGGRFLRGDLHCHSVHSDGLNTVEELVHNALQRGLDFLAVTDHNTCTHHRDLAALSHLPIVLIPGEEVTTYWGHANTWGLRQFVDFRCTDAESMRTLLRFVEERGGIMSINHPKSVGPPWLLDLWEGFSFMEVWQAPWRFYNWESLERWDLLLSRGQRVVGVGGSDVHSIPPAPPLHPHGLGNPTTWVYVPTPWATAQDVLAALRRGHVFISAEPAGPRLVLRADADGDGRYETLMGDTVTLDADASLEVLVEVEGGTGRRLWLVSDGLPMAIVPLEEERSAYRVRVPVAARRYLRAELRGPRGHPRRGEVVWALTNPIWFRSP is encoded by the coding sequence TTGGCCGCTAGGACATCTTTCGACGGGTGGGTGGGGCCGCAGGAGGTCTATAAGGAGCGCTACATCTATCTGCCCTTTCAGGTGCCCACAGGGGCCCAGCGCATCCTTGTGCGGTACGAGTTCGACGAGCCTGTCACCGCCCCCCTAGGCATGGGGCCTGGCAACACGGTGGACATCGGCATCTTCGACCCGCGGGGGATGGAGTTCCCCGAGGCCCCAGGCTTTCGGGGCTGGAGCGGCTCAGCCAAGCGGGAGTTCTTCATCTCCCCTGAGGCTGCCACCCCTGGTTACATACCGGGGCCCCTGTACCCAGGGCGATGGCACATCATCCTCGGCTTCGAGCGAGTCCAGGAGACAGGGGTGCGGTACCGGGTGGAGGTGGAGGTGGAATCGGGGCGGGAGGCACCCGCGGTCCCGTTGGAGGAGGCCACCCGGCCCCTGGCAGGCCGGGTGAGGGGGGGGAGGTTCCTGCGGGGCGACCTCCACTGCCACAGCGTCCACTCCGATGGCCTCAACACCGTAGAGGAGCTGGTCCACAACGCCCTACAACGGGGGCTGGACTTCCTGGCGGTGACGGACCACAACACCTGCACCCACCACCGCGACCTAGCTGCCCTCTCCCACCTCCCCATTGTCCTCATCCCCGGGGAGGAGGTGACCACCTATTGGGGCCATGCCAACACCTGGGGCCTACGGCAGTTCGTGGACTTCCGGTGCACCGACGCCGAGTCTATGCGCACCCTCCTGCGCTTCGTAGAAGAGCGGGGAGGGATCATGTCCATCAACCACCCCAAAAGCGTTGGGCCCCCCTGGCTTCTGGACCTGTGGGAAGGGTTCAGCTTTATGGAGGTGTGGCAGGCCCCATGGCGCTTTTATAACTGGGAGTCCCTGGAGAGGTGGGACCTCCTGCTTTCGCGAGGCCAACGCGTGGTGGGGGTGGGGGGGAGCGATGTGCACTCCATACCCCCTGCCCCTCCCCTCCATCCCCATGGCCTGGGCAACCCCACCACCTGGGTATACGTGCCCACCCCCTGGGCCACTGCCCAGGACGTTCTGGCCGCCCTGCGCCGCGGCCACGTCTTCATCTCTGCCGAGCCCGCGGGCCCCCGCCTCGTCCTGCGGGCAGACGCCGACGGCGATGGCCGCTACGAGACCCTCATGGGGGATACGGTGACGCTAGACGCCGACGCCTCCCTGGAGGTGCTGGTGGAGGTGGAAGGAGGAACAGGCCGTCGCCTCTGGCTGGTGAGCGACGGCCTGCCCATGGCCATCGTCCCCCTCGAGGAGGAGAGAAGCGCATACCGCGTCCGTGTGCCTGTGGCCGCTCGCCGTTACCTGCGGGCGGAGCTGCGGGGTCCCCGCGGCCATCCGCGGCGGGGAGAGGTAGTATGGGCCCTTACCAACCCCATCTGGTTTCGTAGCCCATGA